The proteins below come from a single Micromonospora citrea genomic window:
- a CDS encoding DNA polymerase IV, giving the protein MGRSQSLPRGGDPRFGPDADDTGCPILHVDMDAFFASVEVRRRPELRGRAVVVGGVGPRGVVSSASYEARRYGVRSAMPTARARALCPHAVYLPPDFAQYSAASQAVMRIFRDVTPLVEPLSLDEAFLDVAGARRLFGPPAAIARHIRERVAAEQGLTCSVGVGPSKFVAKLGSTRAKPDGLLVVPAARVLDFLHPLPVSALWGVGERSAETLRRLGLATIGDLAEAPVGMLRKALGEASAAHLHELAWGRDPRRVSPEQVEKSIGAEVTFDADVADPLEIRRALLALSEKVGVRLRRAGQVGRTVSLKVRLADFRTVNRSRTAGAPTDVAREIFDTVWALYTALDPGERVRLVGVRVEGLAAARETPRQLALGAPERGWREAEAAADAAAARFGRSVIGPASLLGARNGRRNENPPRP; this is encoded by the coding sequence ATGGGCCGCAGCCAGTCGTTGCCCCGGGGCGGCGATCCCCGGTTCGGGCCGGACGCCGACGACACCGGCTGCCCGATCCTGCACGTCGACATGGACGCGTTCTTCGCCTCGGTCGAGGTCCGTCGGCGGCCGGAGCTGCGCGGCCGGGCCGTCGTCGTCGGCGGGGTCGGGCCGCGCGGCGTGGTCAGCTCCGCCAGCTACGAGGCCCGGCGCTACGGCGTCCGCAGCGCCATGCCCACCGCGCGGGCCCGGGCGCTCTGCCCGCACGCGGTCTACCTCCCGCCGGACTTCGCGCAATACTCGGCGGCCTCCCAGGCGGTAATGCGGATCTTCCGGGACGTCACCCCGCTGGTCGAGCCGCTCTCGCTCGACGAGGCGTTCCTCGACGTGGCCGGCGCCAGACGGCTCTTCGGCCCCCCGGCCGCCATCGCCCGGCACATCCGCGAGCGGGTCGCCGCGGAGCAGGGGCTGACCTGTTCGGTCGGGGTCGGGCCGAGCAAGTTCGTGGCCAAGCTCGGGTCGACGCGCGCCAAGCCCGACGGTCTGCTCGTCGTGCCGGCCGCCCGGGTGCTCGACTTCCTGCACCCGCTGCCGGTGTCGGCGCTGTGGGGGGTGGGGGAGCGCTCCGCCGAGACGCTGCGCCGGCTCGGCCTGGCCACCATCGGCGACCTGGCCGAGGCGCCGGTCGGCATGCTGCGCAAGGCGCTCGGCGAGGCCTCCGCCGCCCACCTGCACGAGCTGGCCTGGGGGCGGGACCCGCGCCGGGTGAGCCCCGAGCAGGTGGAGAAGTCGATCGGCGCGGAGGTGACCTTCGACGCCGACGTGGCCGACCCGCTGGAGATCCGCCGGGCGCTGCTCGCCCTCTCCGAGAAGGTGGGCGTCCGGCTGCGCCGGGCCGGGCAGGTCGGGCGTACGGTGTCGCTGAAGGTGCGGCTGGCCGACTTCCGCACCGTGAACCGGTCGCGCACGGCGGGCGCGCCGACCGACGTCGCCCGGGAGATCTTCGACACGGTCTGGGCGCTCTACACCGCCCTCGATCCGGGAGAGCGCGTCCGTCTGGTCGGCGTACGCGTCGAGGGCCTCGCCGCGGCGCGGGAGACCCCCCGTCAGCTCGCTCTCGGCGCGCCCGAGCGGGGTTGGCGCGAGGCGGAAGCCGCCGCCGACGCCGCGGCTGCCCGTTTCGGGCGGTCCGTCATAGGTCCGGCCAGTCTGCTCGGGGCCCGGAACGGGCGACGAAATGAAAATCCACCCCGGCCGTAG
- a CDS encoding DUF3040 domain-containing protein — translation MPLSEHEQRLFEQIERSLAEDPKFASAVRASDPRFHARRRLLVAAGVIIAGLALLVYGAVIKTPPLAVAGFVVMLASAAFAVQSHRRAQSPDLHVVGGTTSRRRPRGGRAGRRPSILDRMEDRWRQRPEGHR, via the coding sequence GTGCCGCTCTCGGAGCACGAGCAGCGGCTGTTCGAGCAGATCGAGCGGTCGCTTGCCGAGGACCCCAAATTCGCCTCGGCCGTGCGCGCCAGCGATCCGCGTTTCCACGCGCGGCGTCGCCTGCTCGTCGCCGCCGGCGTGATCATCGCTGGGCTGGCCCTGTTGGTCTACGGCGCGGTGATCAAGACTCCGCCGCTGGCAGTGGCGGGTTTTGTCGTCATGCTGGCCTCGGCCGCGTTCGCGGTGCAGTCGCACCGCCGGGCGCAGTCACCCGACCTGCACGTCGTGGGAGGGACGACGAGCCGTCGCCGCCCCCGTGGCGGTCGGGCAGGTCGCCGGCCCTCGATCCTCGACCGGATGGAGGACCGGTGGCGGCAGCGCCCGGAGGGGCACCGCTGA
- a CDS encoding transglutaminase TgpA family protein, with product MIAHRNLGFVAAAATLLAAAPLSAIFERWTWLIEATIAVAVVAAVAALARLARVPLWGQALAMLAGLTLALTWLFPGGAELLAVVPTPSTFAHFGELLSGSLEDMRSYGVKVPDTDPLLFVTVLGIGAVAVVVDVLAVGLRRPALAGLPMLAIYSVPVAVYVDSVPAVPFVVGAAGYLWLLVTDNVDRVRRFGRRFTGDGRDVDVWEASPLAAAGRRLAVVGVALAVVLPLAVPGMTGGLLDTLANGSGNGNGNGRPGQGGAPGRIDLFAALSGQLNQSEVTDLVKVTTNESSPFYLRFGVADELKSSGFDVGNPTGRSVQNLPAPTGGGVEQRTYRATVEVTKNLTMPLLPVYSQPVRAEGLNGAWSYDPNLQVVFSNRDDSRGKRYSFEYVRSSYTPTLLRQARPLPSDHAARRNHPAPPPIPEVEELVRTLVAGKNTEYDKVRGIYDYFSADNGFTYSFSTKGGTSGQEIVDFLNNKVGFCQQYAAAMTWLVRAAGIPARVAFGFTNGSNSSGGTYTLTNRNLHAWTEVYFDKVGWVPFDATPAYGVQGSTRSAWAPDVDAREDDAPAPGPSAPAGAVDPSAGPAGPEGPEEDPDSGLAIAGQAPVEQAPVWPWYVAGAVLLLLALLALPALRRLALRRRRSGAAAPAPAAVRAGAADDAPADGRRMVVLADADRARADAHAAWDELLDTLVDYRVRVDRTETPRATADRLSREALTTDAEATTAVRLLGRAEERARYARDPLTGEELLPALRAVRGALAAGAGRRTRLMAAALPPSVLLSWRNAATDASTRLLAARGRSRSRLMRWNPRRLLTNRMAR from the coding sequence ATGATCGCCCACCGGAACCTGGGCTTCGTGGCCGCCGCGGCGACGCTGCTCGCCGCGGCGCCGCTGTCGGCCATCTTCGAACGCTGGACGTGGCTGATCGAGGCCACCATCGCCGTGGCCGTGGTCGCGGCCGTGGCCGCCCTCGCCCGGCTGGCCCGGGTGCCGCTGTGGGGGCAGGCGCTCGCCATGCTCGCCGGCCTGACGCTGGCCCTGACCTGGCTCTTCCCCGGCGGCGCCGAACTGCTCGCCGTCGTGCCCACCCCGTCGACCTTCGCCCACTTCGGCGAGCTGCTCAGCGGGTCGCTGGAGGACATGCGCTCCTACGGCGTGAAGGTGCCCGACACCGACCCGCTGCTCTTCGTCACCGTGCTCGGGATCGGCGCGGTGGCGGTGGTCGTCGACGTGCTCGCCGTCGGGCTGCGCCGACCGGCGCTGGCCGGCCTGCCGATGCTCGCCATCTACTCCGTGCCGGTCGCCGTCTACGTCGACAGCGTCCCGGCGGTGCCGTTCGTCGTCGGCGCCGCCGGCTACCTCTGGCTGCTGGTGACCGACAACGTCGACCGGGTACGCCGCTTCGGCCGGCGGTTCACCGGCGACGGCCGCGACGTCGACGTCTGGGAGGCCTCGCCGCTGGCCGCCGCCGGCCGGCGCCTCGCGGTGGTGGGCGTGGCGCTGGCCGTGGTGCTGCCGTTGGCCGTGCCGGGGATGACCGGCGGGCTGCTCGACACCCTCGCCAACGGGTCCGGCAACGGCAACGGCAACGGGCGGCCCGGGCAGGGCGGCGCCCCGGGCCGGATCGACCTGTTCGCGGCACTGAGCGGGCAGCTCAACCAGTCCGAGGTCACCGACCTGGTCAAGGTCACCACCAACGAGTCCAGCCCGTTCTACCTGCGCTTCGGCGTCGCCGACGAGCTCAAGTCGAGCGGCTTCGACGTGGGCAACCCCACCGGGCGCTCGGTGCAGAACCTGCCGGCGCCGACCGGCGGGGGCGTCGAGCAGCGGACGTACCGGGCCACGGTCGAGGTCACGAAGAACCTGACCATGCCGCTGCTGCCGGTCTACAGCCAGCCGGTGCGCGCGGAGGGCCTCAACGGCGCCTGGTCGTACGACCCGAACCTCCAGGTGGTCTTCTCCAACCGGGACGACTCCCGCGGCAAGCGCTACTCGTTCGAGTACGTGCGCTCGTCGTACACCCCGACGCTCCTGCGGCAGGCGCGACCGTTGCCGTCGGACCACGCGGCGCGGCGCAACCATCCCGCGCCGCCGCCGATCCCCGAGGTGGAGGAGCTGGTCCGCACCCTGGTGGCGGGCAAGAACACCGAGTACGACAAGGTGCGCGGCATCTACGACTACTTCTCCGCCGACAACGGCTTCACCTACTCGTTCAGCACCAAGGGCGGCACCAGCGGGCAGGAGATCGTCGACTTCCTCAACAACAAGGTCGGCTTCTGCCAGCAGTACGCCGCCGCGATGACGTGGCTGGTGCGGGCCGCCGGGATCCCGGCCCGGGTGGCGTTCGGGTTCACCAACGGCAGCAACTCCAGCGGCGGCACCTACACGCTGACCAACCGGAACCTGCACGCCTGGACGGAGGTCTACTTCGACAAGGTCGGCTGGGTGCCGTTCGACGCGACCCCGGCGTACGGCGTGCAGGGCTCGACCCGGTCGGCGTGGGCGCCCGACGTCGACGCACGGGAGGACGACGCGCCGGCCCCCGGCCCGTCGGCCCCCGCCGGTGCGGTCGACCCGTCGGCCGGCCCGGCTGGCCCGGAGGGGCCCGAGGAGGACCCCGACTCCGGTCTCGCCATCGCCGGGCAGGCCCCGGTCGAGCAGGCCCCGGTCTGGCCCTGGTACGTCGCCGGCGCGGTGCTGCTCCTGCTGGCCCTGCTCGCCCTGCCGGCGCTGCGCCGGCTGGCCCTGCGCCGGCGGCGCAGCGGTGCGGCGGCGCCGGCCCCGGCGGCCGTACGCGCCGGGGCGGCCGACGACGCGCCCGCCGACGGGCGGCGCATGGTGGTCCTGGCCGACGCCGACCGGGCCCGGGCGGACGCGCACGCCGCCTGGGACGAGCTGCTCGACACACTGGTGGACTACCGGGTGCGGGTGGACCGGACGGAGACGCCCCGGGCCACCGCCGACCGGCTGTCGCGGGAGGCGCTGACCACCGACGCCGAGGCGACCACGGCCGTACGGCTGCTCGGCCGCGCCGAGGAACGCGCCCGCTACGCTCGCGACCCGCTCACCGGCGAGGAGCTCCTGCCGGCCCTGCGCGCCGTCCGGGGGGCCCTCGCCGCGGGGGCCGGCCGGCGGACCCGCCTGATGGCGGCGGCGCTGCCGCCGTCGGTGCTGCTGAGCTGGCGGAACGCCGCGACCGACGCGTCGACCCGGCTGCTGGCCGCGCGTGGCCGGAGCCGCTCGCGGCTGATGCGCTGGAACCCGCGCCGTCTGCTCACCAACCGCATGGCCCGCTGA
- a CDS encoding DUF58 domain-containing protein gives MRDGLRGLTTRGRSFLAAAVAAAISAGILGEKDLLRVAVLLAVLPLLAAAYVGRSRYKLACNRSLDPHRVPVGASSRVVLRLQNMSRLPTGTLLLEDRLPYALGSRPRVVLERLGAHQASSVAYTVRADVRGRYEVGPLVVRMTDPFGLCELSRAFPSVDHLTVIPQVTPLPSVRLPGEYAGSGDSRARSVAVHGEDDAATREYRMGDDLRRVHWKSTARTGELMVRREEQPWESRATVVLDTRAYGHRGDGPTASFEWAVSATASIAVHLRQAGYKLRLVTGSGADVDASEVTGDGLLLDHLAEVRLDKNIELTTLVQRVRQRADGGLIIGLFGSVSTAEAELLAGLRANGATCVGFLLDSSTWLHLPDKARAEADHAHGAAALALLQSGWRVIGVDHGARLPALWPQAARGSQGFAVRAAMAETVAGGVR, from the coding sequence GTGCGCGACGGGCTGCGAGGGCTGACCACCCGCGGCCGATCGTTCCTCGCCGCGGCGGTCGCGGCCGCGATCTCCGCCGGCATCCTCGGCGAGAAGGACCTGCTCCGGGTCGCCGTGCTGCTGGCCGTCCTGCCGCTGCTCGCCGCGGCCTACGTCGGGCGCAGCCGCTACAAGCTGGCCTGCAACCGGTCGCTGGACCCGCACCGGGTGCCCGTCGGGGCGAGTTCCCGGGTGGTGCTGCGGCTGCAGAACATGTCCCGGCTGCCCACCGGCACCCTGCTGCTGGAGGACCGGCTGCCCTACGCGCTGGGCAGCCGCCCTCGGGTGGTGCTGGAGCGGCTCGGCGCCCACCAGGCCAGCTCCGTGGCCTACACCGTGCGGGCCGACGTGCGCGGGCGCTACGAGGTGGGCCCGCTGGTGGTCCGGATGACCGACCCGTTCGGGCTGTGCGAGCTCAGCCGCGCCTTCCCGAGCGTCGACCACCTGACCGTCATCCCGCAGGTCACCCCGCTGCCCTCGGTGCGCCTCCCGGGCGAGTACGCCGGCAGCGGCGACAGCCGGGCCCGGTCCGTCGCGGTCCACGGCGAGGACGACGCCGCCACCCGCGAATACCGGATGGGCGACGACCTGCGCCGGGTGCACTGGAAGTCGACCGCGCGCACCGGCGAGCTGATGGTGCGCCGGGAGGAGCAGCCCTGGGAGAGCCGGGCGACCGTCGTGCTGGACACCCGCGCGTACGGCCACCGGGGCGACGGGCCGACGGCGTCCTTCGAGTGGGCGGTCTCCGCGACCGCGAGCATCGCCGTGCACCTGCGGCAGGCCGGCTACAAGCTGCGCCTGGTCACCGGCTCCGGTGCCGACGTCGACGCCTCCGAGGTGACCGGCGACGGGCTGCTCCTCGACCACCTCGCGGAGGTCCGGCTCGACAAGAACATCGAGCTGACCACCCTGGTGCAACGGGTCCGGCAGCGGGCCGACGGCGGCCTGATCATCGGCCTGTTCGGGTCGGTGAGCACCGCCGAGGCGGAGCTGCTGGCCGGGCTGCGGGCCAACGGCGCGACCTGCGTCGGATTCCTGCTGGACAGCTCCACCTGGCTGCACCTGCCCGACAAGGCGCGGGCCGAGGCCGACCACGCGCACGGCGCCGCGGCGCTGGCCCTGTTGCAGAGCGGCTGGCGGGTGATCGGGGTCGACCACGGCGCCCGGCTGCCGGCGCTGTGGCCGCAGGCGGCCCGCGGCTCGCAGGGCTTCGCCGTGCGGGCGGCGATGGCCGAGACGGTGGCCGGCGGCGTGCGATGA